TGTAGAACTCATATGTAACATACAATGACTCAAAGTTGATGTTTATGAACtattgaaaaaaaatactagatGACTAAACTACCGAAATACCGATCTACTGAACTACTGGAAATTACAGATGATTGAGAGAGCTCATTAGCTCAGCAATACTGAACTGTGTTTAGAAACCACTTAACTACTGGATCAAACAACCAAATACTAGCTACCAAACTACATGAAATTGAATAGAGCTCACTAATAACAAAAACTACTAGCTCATCAAGAAGTCAGAATGATTCAGTATCATAACAGGAAGATTCAGTAATTTATATCCAAACTCTTCTGCTCGCTTCAATGCAGCCTGCACAAACAGCCTTTCGGTGCAAGAGCACGCTCCGCCGCTCCACAGCTGAGCCACAGCCTACCAAGCCCTTAGGTTCGCAAATACATATTACTGGACTACCGAACTATAGAACTACATAGAATTAAAAGAGCTCGGTAATTAGTACTACCAAAACCTAAAAAAAAACTACCGAACTAGTGGCATTTTGTAGGGATCGCATGATTACTGGAAATCAATTTTCTTCAGTAATTGAATCATGAAGAGACCAGCTACTACTGAGCTACACAAAAATTAATCAAATCATCTCAACAAAAACAACCGGAGAGAAGTGATATTAGGAGGCGTAGTCCATTACTGATAGAAGCAAATTTCTTCAATTAACATGAATCGATTTCTGCTTCAGTAATTATTGGGAATCCCTTTTTTGCTTCTCCTCCTGGAGCTATCGCCCATGTGCGTTGCTCTCCATCCGTGCTGGTCCCCGCGGCCGCACGCCGTGCTCCTCCCATCCCGTGCGTCACTCGCCCCGCAGCTACTCgtgtcggccgccgccgcgcgcggccaccTTAGCGCGCCCCGTGCCCCGAGCATCGCGCAGGCCGCGCCGCTCCCCGCGAGGCCGCGCCGTTGCCGCTCCCCGCGaggccgtgccgccgctgcgcTTGCTCACTCCCAATGCCGCGCACCACGCCGTGCCCCGGAGCCCGCAGCGAGTGCCGCAGAAGCTAGCACAAAAcggctcgcgctcgccgcgctccgcgcGTCTCGCGGCTCGCGCTCGCAGGTTCCTCGTGGGGACGGGGGTTGGGAGCTGACCGGGTTTGGGCCGGAACAGGTGGGTGGATGGGAGTTGGGCCGGTGGATTTGGATGCTAGGTTGGCTGTGTGTAGAATGGATTCTACACCTAGGGTGTAGAATAGCGCTaccgtgtgtatatatatatactaatcatatttgatatggactctttggATTAATCTTGACCGTTAGATTTTCATAAAATCAAACTGTGtaaatccttctcttttttagattaatgtggtaATGTGGTAATTTTTAGTCCCTCTCGGCGAAtctggtggtttcttttaacacttctttaataatataatagatagatgGGCGAAATTATAGACATAATATGTTAAAATACAGTATATGGATGGAAAAATGAAACACATGTTTTTTGAGGACTCCACGGCTTCTTCTTGGGCTGTGCTCTTGTAGTTGTTTGGAGCGTGGGCATTCAAGATGGGCCTTCCGTATTTCTGTTGTTGGGCTGTCGCTCACTTGAGATGAAGCTTTATCTTTGGAAGAACGGAGTTGATATGAAAGCCCCAAAATCGCTGCGCCAATCGTCGGGCCGGCGGACCCCCGCCtgctcccttcttcttcctcccgtgcaccaccgccctcctcctcccccacgtccaccaccaccacggccgCCTAGCTAGCGCCGTCCCCGGAGCTGGCGCGGCCCGCCGACGACATCCAGCGCCGCATCTCCGGCGCCGTCTCCGGCGCCTGTGCTGCCCTCCGACGACCCCCCACCGCCGACCTCGTCCTCTCGCCGCCGGCTTGTCCTCGCCGGATCCGCTTAGGAAATGGGAATACCACCCTCACAAATCCTGGCTCCGCGACTACCGACGCCGGGCCCCGTCCCGGCCGTGGAGGCGCCGGCTGCTCCCGCCGTTCCGACCAGGTCGCGCTGGGCCGCGGAGATCAAGGTCTACTCCCGCAAGTACCCCCGCAAAACCCCTAAACCTCCTCCTTCAGAACTAGGCCTCGTCCCCTCTCCAGCTCCCGCCCCCGcctccgctcccgctcccgctcccgcccccgcccctgcccccgcccccgcccccgcccccgctcccgctcctgcccccGCCCCCACCCTAGTCCCTAATCCTAATGCCCTTTCCGAAACCCTATCCTCGATTCGCCGCTCCATCCGCCGCGCGGAGGCCGGGGGCGCAGCGGCGCGGCCCGATCCGGTTGCGGCTGCCTCGACTCTCCCCTCGACGCCGCCTGGGGAACGCGATGCTTCCTCCGCGGACCCCACGTTGGGGCAGAACCGGGACGGCCGTGGCATCATTCCCAACGGCCACAGTGACGACCGGGTGGCTGAGAAGGCCGAGAAGGCACGGAAGCGCAGGGTGAGGAGCGAGCTGCGGTGGCAGCTGGCTGGGGAGCTCGATCAGGTCCGCGTGCTCTCTGAGCGCCTCAAGGAGGCTGCAGAGACCCTGGCACAGCAGGAGGCTTCCGTGCCCGCACCTTTGCCCCTGGTGGTAGTGCCGCAGCAGCAGGTGCTGGATGCTGGGTATGTGCAATCGCAGTTCTCAGCTGGTGATATGGTGATGCCCATGTCTGCGCAGCTCACTACTGTGGTTCCACCTGTCCGCTCGCTGCTGCAGCGAAGGCCACTAACCGTGTCGGTAGTTCATAGTGAAACATTTGAGAAGGAGAAACGGACGCCTAAGGCTAATCAATTGTACCAGAACTCAGAGTTTTTGCTTGCCAAGGATAGGATCCCGCCAGATTCACATGGGCGCAAGAAATCCAAACACCACAAGAAGAAGCACAGGAACCTAGAATCTCGTGGCGCAGATTTTGATGCCGAGCGGAGGTTATACTCTCATGCATTCAAGAAGTCCTCATCTCTCCTGAGCCGGCTAATGAAGCATAAATTTGGGTGGGTGTTCAACAAGCCTGTCGATCCAGTTGCACTTGGTTTGCATGACTATTTTACAATTATTAAGCACCCAATGGATCTTGGCACGATAAGGGGGCGGCTCAGCCAGGGGCAGTACAGGAACCCAAAGgagtttgctgatg
The Panicum virgatum strain AP13 chromosome 6N, P.virgatum_v5, whole genome shotgun sequence genome window above contains:
- the LOC120677298 gene encoding transcription factor GTE4-like isoform X1 — protein: MGIPPSQILAPRLPTPGPVPAVEAPAAPAVPTRSRWAAEIKVYSRKYPRKTPKPPPSELGLVPSPAPAPASAPAPAPAPAPAPAPAPAPAPAPAPAPTLVPNPNALSETLSSIRRSIRRAEAGGAAARPDPVAAASTLPSTPPGERDASSADPTLGQNRDGRGIIPNGHSDDRVAEKAEKARKRRVRSELRWQLAGELDQVRVLSERLKEAAETLAQQEASVPAPLPLVVVPQQQVLDAGYVQSQFSAGDMVMPMSAQLTTVVPPVRSLLQRRPLTVSVVHSETFEKEKRTPKANQLYQNSEFLLAKDRIPPDSHGRKKSKHHKKKHRNLESRGADFDAERRLYSHAFKKSSSLLSRLMKHKFGWVFNKPVDPVALGLHDYFTIIKHPMDLGTIRGRLSQGQYRNPKEFADDVRLTFHNAMTYNPKGQDVHFMAEQLLEIFEAQWPEIEAEVNYLASCPPLPKKFPPPPIDLRFLERPDPMRHHKALDSSRPISHTPTYSRTPSMKKPRAKDPNKRDMTIDEKRKLSQNLQNLPPEKLDAVVQVIKNKNLSVRQHEDEIEVEIDSMDAETLWELDRFVANYKKYLSKQKRKAERAMLARQDAELRAQHSVQQPPPFCPLQIQFTQEPNAGEKSPKLVEKGSVAGEQLATGAAPAPKQNDENRQNASSSSNSSSSSSDSGSSSSDSDSDSSSSDGSGAGNSS
- the LOC120677298 gene encoding transcription factor GTE4-like isoform X2, with product MGIPPSQILAPRLPTPGPVPAVEAPAAPAVPTRSRWAAEIKVYSRKYPRKTPKPPPSELGLVPSPAPAPASAPAPAPAPAPAPAPAPAPAPAPAPAPTLVPNPNALSETLSSIRRSIRRAEAGGAAARPDPVAAASTLPSTPPGERDASSADPTLGQNRDGRGIIPNGHSDDRVAEKAEKARKRRVRSELRWQLAGELDQVRVLSERLKEAAETLAQQEASVPAPLPLVVVPQQQVLDAGYVQSQFSAGDMVMPMSAQLTTVVPPVRSLLQRRPLTVSVVHSETFEKEKRTPKANQLYQNSEFLLAKDRIPPDSHGRKKSKHHKKKHRNLESRGADFDAERRLYSHAFKKSSSLLSRLMKHKFGWVFNKPVDPVALGLHDYFTIIKHPMDLGTIRGRLSQGQYRNPKEFADDVRLTFHNAMTYNPKGQDVHFMAEQLLEIFEAQWPEIEAEVNYLASCPPLPKKFPPPPIDLRFLERPDPMRHHKALDSSRPISHTPTYSRTPSMKKPRAKDPNKRDMTIDEKRKLSQNLQNLPPEKLDAVVQVIKNKNLSVRQHEDEIEVEIDSMDAETLWELDRFVANYKKYLSKQKRKAERAMLARQDAELRAQHSVQQPPPIQFTQEPNAGEKSPKLVEKGSVAGEQLATGAAPAPKQNDENRQNASSSSNSSSSSSDSGSSSSDSDSDSSSSDGSGAGNSS